The Benincasa hispida cultivar B227 chromosome 9, ASM972705v1, whole genome shotgun sequence genome has a segment encoding these proteins:
- the LOC120084605 gene encoding mitogen-activated protein kinase kinase 1-like has protein sequence MSNWNQVKVLGKGSHGTVFLAVPTSAPLDFVALKVVLVEYAYSLMIEETILLNFNGCPEIIQCVGGGIYFEGDSLDTVTYSLALEYAARGSLTDLIRRREKLPEVEVKKYLKMILRGLCCIHERGYVHGDIKVDNILVFPDDTGKVKLKIANFGLSKKCDEFEEVMISTNVKPRFRGTPKYMSPESILFIKKEKWNPRVTSGEGNPHVKTSEIGGEKPRESEI, from the exons ATGTCTAATTGGAATCAAGTGAAGGTTTTAGGTAAAGGTTCTCATGGTACAGTGTTCTTAGCAGTGCCAACTAGTGCACCTCTTGATTTTGTTGCTCTTAAAGTAGTTTTGGTAGAATATGCTTATTCACTCATGATAGAAGAAACTATTTTGCTCAATTTTAATGGATGTCCTGAAATTATTCAATGCGTTGGGGGTGGTATCTATTTTGAAGGGGACTCTCTTGATACTGTTACTTACAGCCTTGCACTGGAGTATGCTGCTAGAGGTAGTTTAACTGACTTGATTAGGCGACGGGAGAAATTGCCAGAGGTTGAGGTCAAAAAGTATCTCAAAATGATTTTAAGAGGTCTTTGTTGTATTCATGAGCGAGGGTATGTACATGGCGATATCAAAGTAGATAATATTCTTGTGTTCCCCGATGATACTGGCAAGGTGAAGTTGAAGATAGCTAACTTTGGGCTTTCCAAGAAATGCGATGAGTTTGAGGAAGTGATGATATCCACCAATGTCAAACCAAGATTTAGAGGAACACCAAAATACATGTCACCAGAATCCATTCTTTTCA ttaaaaaggagAAGTGGAATCCACGTGTCACAAGTGGTGAAGGCAACCCAcacgtgaaaactagcgagattggtgGAGAGAAacctagagagagcgagatttaa